The Amycolatopsis viridis genome window below encodes:
- a CDS encoding FtsX-like permease family protein, producing MLTIALSTLRTRWVSFVGCFFALFLGAGLIAVTGQVLASTVTTADRAPQRYAAAPVVVVPGELTGLPPIAGQPSRPAEPRGLPAVLAAEFPDAVIDRVFPAALAGGPPATGRPWSAARAAPHQLTAGRPPAVDGEIAASVSARQGVTLGERVRIVTAGGAQTYTVVGLTSAGPQDTLFFTDARAAALSPRIDALALWQPADAVRAVVGDRGQILTGQDRALADPTRHDDDRARNNANTIAGIAGGFAAFVAIFVVSSTFAFTVVQRLREFALLRTVGATRRQVRRMVLAEAGAVAVVASALGAVVGPLATGWALDGLISHGMAPAWTVVSHSAVPALVAFPAGVLVALLGAAAAAWRASRVAPVEAMRQAAAETRPMTPVRWLLGVAALLGGIISMAVNAGFDPESAAKNKTAMPIVMLLVAGVSLLAPVVVRPVTRVLARPLERLRGATGMVVAGSALTSARQTAAAAGPVLVMVALAVSLLGGAATGDAADTTRQTAPVRAEYLVLPTTDAGLDRELVGRLRTIPGVDVATSTPTSVYTAEGQDTVLIQRPVEVVEPGTFPSAVRIALAEGSFSALDEHGIVVSADWERGLGESLRLRRADGSATTLTVVGVLAAGASADAYIAPPAVDPPAALPSVAYVKLHDGAPGAAVEEALRGATEGHNAQVVSRSVWADSLAAHRGSASRLGLLAVLGVILAYTAIALVNIALMAAAQRAPERRALRLAGARQSQVLRFVAAESLLVVAIGVVLATATAALALTGQWAALVRVVGPLPIHVPWLAAAAAVAGCALLAVPASILAAAITDRGGRPRTGAR from the coding sequence GTGCTGACCATCGCGCTCAGTACCCTGCGCACCCGCTGGGTGTCCTTCGTAGGGTGCTTCTTCGCTCTGTTTCTCGGCGCTGGGCTGATCGCCGTGACCGGGCAGGTGCTTGCCAGCACGGTCACCACCGCTGACCGGGCGCCGCAGCGGTACGCCGCGGCACCGGTGGTGGTCGTACCCGGCGAGCTGACCGGACTGCCTCCGATCGCGGGGCAGCCCTCGCGGCCCGCGGAGCCGCGAGGGCTGCCCGCGGTCCTCGCGGCCGAGTTCCCGGACGCCGTGATCGACCGGGTCTTCCCCGCCGCGCTGGCCGGCGGTCCGCCGGCGACCGGGCGGCCGTGGTCTGCGGCGCGCGCCGCACCGCACCAGCTCACCGCCGGACGCCCGCCGGCCGTGGACGGCGAGATCGCGGCGAGCGTGTCGGCCCGCCAGGGAGTCACCCTCGGCGAACGGGTGCGGATCGTCACCGCGGGCGGTGCACAGACGTACACGGTCGTCGGCCTCACCTCAGCCGGCCCACAGGACACCCTGTTCTTCACCGACGCACGGGCCGCGGCGCTGTCGCCGAGAATCGACGCGCTGGCGCTGTGGCAACCGGCCGACGCCGTACGGGCCGTGGTCGGCGACCGCGGCCAGATCCTCACCGGCCAGGACCGGGCACTGGCCGACCCGACCAGGCACGACGACGACCGGGCGCGGAACAACGCCAACACCATCGCGGGTATCGCGGGTGGCTTCGCGGCGTTCGTGGCGATCTTCGTCGTGTCCTCGACGTTCGCGTTCACCGTGGTGCAGCGCCTGCGGGAGTTCGCGCTGCTGCGCACTGTCGGGGCAACCCGGCGCCAGGTGCGCCGGATGGTGCTCGCCGAGGCCGGGGCCGTCGCGGTCGTCGCGTCCGCACTGGGTGCGGTGGTCGGGCCCCTCGCCACCGGGTGGGCGCTGGACGGCCTGATCAGCCATGGCATGGCCCCGGCCTGGACCGTGGTGAGCCACTCGGCCGTCCCCGCGCTGGTGGCGTTCCCGGCCGGTGTTCTCGTCGCGCTGCTCGGCGCGGCCGCCGCGGCGTGGCGTGCCTCGCGCGTCGCCCCGGTTGAGGCGATGCGCCAGGCGGCGGCCGAGACGAGGCCGATGACACCGGTGCGCTGGCTGCTCGGTGTTGCCGCGCTCCTGGGCGGAATCATCAGCATGGCCGTCAACGCGGGGTTCGACCCCGAGTCGGCGGCCAAGAACAAGACGGCGATGCCGATCGTCATGCTGCTCGTCGCCGGCGTCAGCCTCCTCGCTCCGGTCGTGGTGCGGCCCGTCACCCGGGTACTGGCCAGACCGCTCGAGCGGCTGCGCGGCGCCACCGGCATGGTGGTGGCCGGTTCCGCCCTCACCTCCGCCCGGCAGACAGCCGCGGCCGCGGGGCCGGTGCTGGTGATGGTCGCGCTGGCCGTGTCACTGCTCGGCGGAGCCGCGACCGGCGACGCGGCGGACACCACCCGGCAGACCGCACCCGTGCGGGCCGAGTACCTCGTCCTGCCCACGACGGACGCGGGCCTCGACCGGGAGCTCGTCGGACGGCTGCGGACCATCCCCGGGGTCGACGTCGCCACCTCCACGCCGACCAGCGTGTACACCGCGGAAGGCCAGGACACCGTGCTGATCCAGCGCCCGGTCGAGGTCGTCGAGCCGGGTACCTTTCCGTCCGCCGTCCGGATCGCCCTGGCGGAAGGCTCGTTCTCCGCGCTCGACGAGCACGGGATCGTGGTCTCCGCCGACTGGGAGCGGGGCCTCGGCGAGAGCCTGCGTCTCCGCCGCGCCGACGGCTCCGCGACCACGCTCACCGTGGTCGGCGTGCTCGCCGCGGGAGCCAGCGCTGACGCCTACATCGCGCCGCCGGCCGTGGACCCCCCGGCCGCTCTGCCCAGCGTCGCCTACGTGAAGCTCCACGACGGCGCCCCGGGCGCGGCCGTCGAGGAGGCATTGCGCGGGGCGACCGAGGGGCACAACGCCCAGGTGGTGTCCCGCTCGGTGTGGGCCGACAGCCTTGCGGCTCACCGGGGCTCGGCGAGCAGGCTCGGACTGCTGGCCGTGCTCGGCGTCATCCTCGCGTACACCGCCATCGCGCTGGTCAACATCGCGCTGATGGCAGCGGCCCAACGGGCGCCGGAACGCCGGGCACTGCGTCTCGCCGGTGCCCGCCAATCCCAGGTGTTGCGCTTCGTCGCGGCGGAGTCCCTCCTGGTGGTGGCGATCGGCGTCGTCCTGGCCACCGCCACGGCGGCACTGGCGCTGACCGGGCAATGGGCGGCGCTCGTGCGCGTCGTCGGTCCGCTGCCGATCCACGTGCCATGGCTCGCGGCCGCGGCGGCGGTAGCCGGATGCGCACTCCTCGCCGTGCCGGCGTCGATCTTGGCCGCGGCGATCACGGACCGGGGCGGAAGACCGCGCACCGGCGCCCGATGA
- a CDS encoding aminotransferase class V-fold PLP-dependent enzyme has product MTTLDAAAVDRLRQETPGTGEVIHLNNAGSSLPPDRVTDTVLDYLREESVRGGYETAAAHAERIEGVYGSIARFLGAGTADISLTDHATRSWQAVFYAFRFGPGDRILTCRSEYASNAIAYLQVARRTGAVVEVVEDDESGQLDVADLERRLDDRVKLISITHVPTQGGLVNPAEEVGAIAERAGIPFLLDACQSAGQLDLDVRRLRCDALSATGRKYLRGPRGTGFLYVHPRLRERLEPATLDLHSATWVAPEEFEIAPDGRRFETWERNYGLLLGLGAAADYAMEIGLPAIEERVAALAAQLRADLSRIPGVTVHDQGRRKCGIVTFSVAGVDSWDVRDALHGAKVNTSVARPTSYQFDQQVRQLPHMVRASVHYYNTEDELRTLVETVEKLA; this is encoded by the coding sequence TTGACCACACTGGACGCAGCAGCCGTCGATCGCCTCCGCCAGGAGACCCCGGGCACCGGCGAAGTCATCCACCTCAACAACGCCGGTTCGTCCCTCCCGCCGGACCGGGTCACCGACACCGTGCTGGACTACCTGCGCGAGGAGTCGGTGCGCGGCGGCTACGAGACCGCCGCCGCGCACGCCGAGCGGATCGAGGGCGTGTACGGCTCGATCGCCCGGTTCCTCGGCGCCGGCACCGCCGACATCTCGCTCACCGACCACGCCACCCGCTCGTGGCAGGCGGTCTTCTACGCGTTCCGGTTCGGCCCCGGCGACCGGATCCTCACCTGCCGGTCGGAGTACGCCAGCAACGCGATCGCCTACCTGCAGGTCGCCCGCCGCACCGGCGCCGTGGTCGAGGTCGTCGAGGACGACGAGAGCGGCCAGCTCGACGTCGCCGATCTGGAGCGCCGCCTGGACGACCGGGTGAAGCTGATCTCGATCACCCACGTCCCCACCCAGGGCGGCCTGGTCAACCCGGCCGAGGAGGTCGGCGCGATCGCCGAGCGCGCGGGCATCCCGTTCCTGCTCGACGCGTGCCAGTCGGCCGGGCAGCTGGACCTCGACGTGCGCCGCCTGCGCTGCGACGCGCTGTCCGCCACCGGCCGCAAGTACCTGCGCGGCCCGCGCGGCACCGGTTTCCTCTACGTGCACCCGCGGCTGCGGGAACGGCTGGAGCCCGCGACGCTCGACCTGCACTCGGCCACCTGGGTCGCGCCGGAGGAGTTCGAGATCGCCCCGGACGGACGGCGGTTCGAGACCTGGGAACGCAACTACGGACTCCTGCTGGGCCTCGGCGCCGCCGCCGACTACGCGATGGAGATCGGGCTGCCCGCGATCGAGGAGCGGGTGGCGGCGCTGGCTGCTCAGCTGCGGGCGGACCTGTCCCGGATCCCCGGCGTGACGGTGCACGACCAGGGCCGGCGCAAGTGCGGCATCGTGACCTTCAGCGTCGCCGGCGTCGACTCCTGGGACGTGCGGGACGCCCTGCACGGCGCGAAAGTCAACACGTCGGTGGCCCGCCCCACCTCCTACCAGTTCGACCAGCAGGTGCGGCAGCTGCCGCACATGGTGCGGGCCTCGGTGCACTACTACAACACCGAGGACGAGCTGCGCACCCTGGTGGAGACCGTGGAAAAGCTGGCCTGA
- a CDS encoding asparaginase — translation MPLVQVFRDGRVESVHFGSRVVLAPDGTLLEARGEVDEPGYPRSTAKLMQAAGMVRLGLDLPPDLLALAAASHSAEEFHLAGAAQILGDAGLSEDDLRCPAHLPHDPVLRDQWLADRRAPRRLAHCCSGKHSAMLATAKRNGWPTAGYLDPAHPLQTRLAATVAELAGEPVAHTAVDGCGAPLFAISLHGLATAVQRVATAPPGTPEHRVAEAMRKHPEMVAGPNRDVTQLMTAVPGLIAKDGAEAVQIAVLPDGTTVAVKIADGADRARMPAALAALRRVAPEYDWDDVVQRCPRLATPNMVGL, via the coding sequence ATCCCTCTGGTCCAGGTGTTCCGTGACGGTCGGGTGGAAAGCGTCCACTTCGGATCGCGAGTGGTCCTCGCGCCCGACGGGACGCTGCTGGAAGCCCGGGGCGAGGTCGACGAGCCGGGCTACCCCCGGTCGACGGCCAAGCTCATGCAAGCCGCCGGCATGGTGCGGCTCGGTCTCGACCTGCCGCCCGACCTGCTCGCACTGGCCGCGGCGAGCCACTCGGCGGAGGAGTTCCACCTGGCCGGTGCCGCCCAGATCCTCGGCGACGCGGGCCTGAGCGAGGACGACCTGCGGTGCCCGGCGCACCTCCCGCACGATCCGGTCCTGCGGGACCAGTGGCTCGCCGACCGCCGCGCGCCCCGCCGGCTCGCGCACTGCTGTTCCGGCAAGCACTCGGCGATGCTCGCCACGGCGAAGCGGAACGGTTGGCCCACCGCCGGATACCTGGACCCGGCACACCCGTTGCAGACCCGGCTCGCCGCCACCGTGGCCGAGCTCGCCGGCGAGCCGGTCGCGCACACCGCGGTCGACGGGTGCGGCGCCCCGCTGTTCGCGATCTCCCTGCACGGCCTGGCCACCGCGGTCCAGCGCGTCGCCACCGCACCGCCCGGCACACCCGAGCACCGCGTGGCCGAGGCCATGCGCAAGCACCCGGAGATGGTCGCCGGCCCGAACCGGGACGTCACGCAGCTGATGACCGCCGTGCCCGGCCTGATCGCCAAGGACGGTGCGGAGGCCGTGCAGATCGCGGTCCTGCCGGACGGCACCACGGTCGCGGTCAAGATCGCCGACGGCGCGGACCGGGCCCGCATGCCCGCGGCACTGGCCGCGCTGCGCCGGGTCGCCCCCGAATACGACTGGGACGACGTCGTCCAGAGGTGTCCCCGCCTCGCCACCCCGAATATGGTCGGTCTGTGA
- a CDS encoding SDR family oxidoreductase has translation MDLQLDGKTAVVTGASKGIGLATVRALTAEGVTVFAAARSVSEGIGIEADLTTPDGVALLAERAGDVDILVNNLGGVVPASMRAGGFLDVDDDAWQRTYELNLFATVRVTRALLPGLLRRRGVVINISSIGARAAFPPVDYGTAKAALTNLTKALAEEFGAQGLRALTVSPGPTRTQNWADPAGYAGELAAAAGVPLEEYLAGVPAAMGITTGRLSEPAETAALVTFLASPRAGNLTGADYLADGGVIKTV, from the coding sequence GTGGACCTGCAGCTGGACGGGAAGACGGCGGTCGTGACCGGCGCGAGCAAGGGAATCGGGCTGGCGACCGTGCGGGCGCTCACCGCGGAAGGCGTGACCGTGTTCGCGGCGGCACGCAGCGTGAGCGAAGGGATCGGGATCGAGGCCGACCTGACCACGCCGGACGGAGTGGCACTGCTCGCCGAACGCGCCGGTGACGTGGACATCCTGGTGAATAACCTGGGCGGGGTGGTGCCGGCCAGCATGCGGGCCGGCGGCTTCCTGGACGTCGACGACGACGCGTGGCAGCGGACCTACGAGCTGAACCTGTTCGCGACCGTGCGGGTAACCCGTGCGCTGCTGCCCGGGCTGCTCCGCCGGCGCGGCGTCGTGATCAACATCTCGTCGATCGGCGCCCGGGCCGCGTTCCCGCCGGTCGACTACGGCACGGCGAAGGCGGCCCTGACCAACCTGACGAAGGCGCTGGCCGAGGAGTTCGGCGCGCAGGGCCTGCGCGCGCTGACCGTCAGCCCGGGCCCGACGCGGACGCAGAACTGGGCCGACCCGGCCGGGTACGCGGGCGAGCTGGCCGCGGCCGCCGGGGTGCCGCTGGAGGAGTACCTGGCCGGGGTTCCGGCGGCGATGGGCATCACCACCGGACGGCTGAGCGAGCCGGCGGAGACGGCCGCGCTGGTGACGTTCCTCGCCTCGCCACGCGCGGGCAACCTCACCGGCGCCGACTACCTGGCGGACGGCGGAGTGATCAAAACCGTGTAA
- a CDS encoding TetR/AcrR family transcriptional regulator — MARAKSFDVDAAVDKAMEVFWAHGFAGTTPQRLVDALGIGRGSLYNAFTSKHALYERALRRYYERETVRLIEILDGAGPARERVRRALDLVVEAARDDRRGCLVANAAVEFGESDPSVNHLVRRTFERQEAAFRSTIEEGQRAGEIDPGADARALAAFLLTTLNGIRVLAKADPDPDRLASLAETAMRAL; from the coding sequence GTGGCGAGAGCGAAATCCTTCGACGTCGACGCGGCCGTGGACAAGGCGATGGAGGTGTTCTGGGCGCACGGGTTCGCGGGCACCACGCCGCAGCGCCTGGTCGACGCCCTCGGCATCGGGCGCGGCAGCCTGTACAACGCGTTCACCAGCAAGCACGCTCTCTACGAGCGCGCGCTGCGGCGGTACTACGAGCGGGAGACCGTCCGGCTGATCGAGATCCTGGACGGCGCAGGACCGGCGCGGGAGCGGGTGCGCAGGGCGCTCGACCTGGTCGTCGAGGCGGCCCGTGACGACCGCCGGGGCTGTCTGGTGGCCAACGCCGCGGTGGAGTTCGGCGAGTCCGACCCGTCGGTCAACCACCTGGTCCGCCGCACCTTCGAGCGTCAGGAGGCGGCGTTCCGCAGCACCATCGAGGAGGGCCAGCGCGCGGGCGAGATCGACCCCGGTGCCGACGCCCGCGCCCTCGCGGCGTTCCTGCTCACCACCCTCAACGGTATCCGCGTGCTGGCCAAGGCCGATCCCGATCCGGACCGGCTGGCGAGCCTGGCGGAGACGGCGATGCGCGCGCTCTGA
- the dnaE gene encoding DNA polymerase III subunit alpha has protein sequence MSNDSFVHLHVHTEYSMLDGAAKIAPLFAEASRLGMPAVGMTDHGNMYGADEFYQQSRKAGLKPIIGIEAYIAPESRFTKKPVFWGQASQRGSDEFGEGGDVSGGGAYTHMTMLAENATGLRNLFKLSSLASIQGYYRKPRMDRELIAENASGIIATTGCPSGEVQTRLRLGQKQEAIQAASDYRDIFGADNFFLELMDHGLPIERSVREGLLEIGRLLDLKPLATNDSHYVTKDQSDSHSALLCVQSGKTLNDPNRFKFDGDGYYLKSAADMREYWDTEVPGAADNTLLIAERVESYEDVYTHKDRMPVFEVPDGHDEASWLRAEVDRGLAWRFPAGAPDGYRERLDMELEVIIGKGFPAYFLVVADLINYARKVGIRVGPGRGSAAGSLVAYVLGITNLDPIPQKLLFERFLNPERVSMPDIDIDFDDRRRGEMIRYATEKYGADKVAQVITFGTIKTKAAIKDAARVHFGQPGYAIADKISKALPPPIMAKDIPLSGIVDPQHERYGEAAEVRTLIETDEEVSTIFNTARGLEGLIRNAGVHACAVIMSSEPLMDAIPLWQRDDGSIITGWDYPSCEAIGLLKMDFLGLRNLTVIGDAIDNIKANRGIDIDLDTLGVDDPETYQLLSRGDTLGVFQLDGGPMRDLLRRMQPTVFDDIVAVGALYRPGPMGMNAHNDYADRKNGRQQVKPIHPELEEPLKEILADTYGLIVYQEQIMHIAQKVAGYSMGRADVLRRAMGKKKKEVLDKEFEGFAAGMKASDLVPGGFSAEAIQALWDTILPFAGYAFNKSHAAAYGLVSYWTAYLKANYPAEYMAALLTSVGDNKDKSAVYLSECRRLGIKVLPPDVNESGQRFAAVGDDIRFGLGAVRNVGANVVESIIKTRQEKGKYSSFTDFLDKSELVACNKRVIESLIKAGAFDSLGNTRLSMIQVHEDAVDAVVPLKRQEAMGQFDLFGAFGADGDAAEAAPSSSPLAHLKFGDEEWPRKQLLAYEREMLGLYVSAHPLDGAERILRKHAPRPIAAILDNPPKEGELIISGLITSLERRVNKKGEPWAICTVEDMDASLEVLFFPKSYAMFSADLVEDNAVLVKGRVNWREDKMSVFGGGLVPLDLSEIGNGDDEPPLVLRCTAERLDKSVVGELKSTLLAHRGDTPVRLKLVGRQRETTFALYDYPVKVSSMLMGELKGIPGITAGT, from the coding sequence GTGTCGAACGATTCCTTCGTCCACCTGCATGTGCACACCGAGTACTCGATGCTCGACGGTGCGGCGAAGATCGCCCCGCTGTTCGCCGAGGCGAGCCGTCTCGGCATGCCCGCGGTCGGGATGACCGACCACGGCAACATGTACGGAGCGGACGAGTTCTACCAGCAGTCGCGCAAGGCCGGGCTGAAACCGATCATCGGCATCGAGGCCTACATCGCGCCCGAGTCGCGGTTCACCAAGAAGCCGGTGTTCTGGGGGCAGGCGTCGCAGCGCGGTTCCGACGAGTTCGGCGAGGGCGGCGACGTCTCCGGTGGCGGTGCCTACACCCACATGACGATGCTGGCGGAGAACGCCACCGGTCTGCGGAACCTGTTCAAGCTCTCCTCGCTGGCCTCGATCCAGGGCTACTACCGCAAGCCGCGGATGGACCGGGAGCTGATCGCCGAGAACGCCTCGGGCATCATCGCCACCACCGGCTGCCCCTCCGGCGAGGTGCAGACGCGGCTGCGCCTGGGCCAGAAGCAGGAAGCCATCCAGGCGGCGTCGGACTACCGGGACATCTTCGGGGCGGACAACTTCTTCCTCGAGCTGATGGACCACGGCCTGCCGATCGAGCGGTCGGTGCGCGAGGGGCTGCTGGAGATCGGCAGGCTGCTCGACCTCAAGCCGCTGGCCACCAACGACTCGCACTACGTCACCAAGGACCAGTCCGACTCGCACTCGGCGTTGCTGTGCGTGCAGTCCGGCAAGACGCTCAACGACCCAAACCGGTTCAAGTTCGACGGCGACGGCTACTACCTGAAGTCGGCCGCGGACATGCGCGAGTACTGGGACACCGAGGTGCCCGGCGCCGCCGACAACACCCTGCTCATCGCCGAGCGCGTCGAGTCCTACGAAGACGTGTACACGCACAAGGACCGGATGCCGGTCTTCGAGGTGCCCGACGGGCACGACGAGGCTTCGTGGCTGCGGGCCGAGGTCGACCGCGGTCTGGCGTGGCGGTTCCCCGCCGGCGCGCCCGATGGCTACCGCGAGCGGCTCGACATGGAGCTCGAGGTCATCATCGGCAAGGGCTTCCCGGCCTACTTCCTCGTGGTCGCCGACCTCATCAACTACGCACGCAAAGTCGGCATCCGCGTCGGTCCCGGCCGTGGTTCGGCGGCGGGTTCGCTGGTCGCCTACGTCCTCGGCATCACGAACCTGGACCCGATCCCGCAGAAGCTGCTGTTCGAGCGGTTCCTCAACCCCGAGCGCGTGTCGATGCCCGACATCGACATCGACTTCGACGACCGCCGCCGCGGCGAGATGATCCGCTACGCCACCGAGAAGTACGGCGCGGACAAGGTCGCCCAGGTGATCACGTTCGGCACCATCAAGACCAAGGCGGCGATCAAGGACGCCGCGCGGGTGCACTTCGGCCAGCCGGGGTACGCGATCGCGGACAAGATCTCCAAGGCGCTGCCGCCGCCGATCATGGCCAAGGACATCCCGCTGTCGGGCATCGTGGATCCGCAGCACGAGCGGTACGGCGAGGCCGCCGAGGTGCGCACGCTGATCGAGACCGACGAAGAGGTCTCCACGATCTTCAACACCGCCCGCGGCCTGGAGGGCCTGATCCGCAACGCCGGCGTGCACGCCTGCGCGGTCATCATGTCCAGCGAGCCGCTGATGGATGCCATCCCGTTGTGGCAGCGCGACGACGGGTCGATCATCACCGGGTGGGACTACCCGTCCTGTGAGGCCATCGGCCTGTTGAAGATGGACTTCCTGGGGCTGCGCAACCTCACCGTCATCGGCGACGCGATCGACAACATCAAGGCCAACCGCGGCATCGACATCGACCTGGACACCCTCGGCGTCGACGACCCGGAGACCTACCAGCTGCTCTCTCGCGGTGACACGCTCGGCGTGTTCCAGCTGGACGGTGGCCCGATGCGGGACCTGCTGCGGCGCATGCAGCCGACCGTGTTCGACGACATCGTCGCGGTCGGCGCGCTGTACCGCCCCGGCCCGATGGGCATGAACGCCCACAACGACTACGCCGACCGGAAGAACGGGCGGCAGCAGGTCAAGCCGATCCACCCCGAGCTGGAAGAGCCCCTGAAGGAGATCCTGGCCGACACCTACGGCCTGATCGTCTACCAGGAGCAGATCATGCACATCGCGCAGAAGGTCGCCGGCTACTCGATGGGCCGGGCGGATGTGCTGCGCCGCGCGATGGGCAAGAAGAAGAAGGAGGTCCTCGACAAGGAGTTCGAGGGCTTCGCCGCAGGGATGAAGGCCAGTGACCTTGTTCCCGGCGGTTTCTCCGCCGAGGCCATCCAGGCGCTGTGGGACACGATCCTCCCGTTCGCCGGGTACGCGTTCAACAAGTCCCACGCGGCCGCGTACGGCCTCGTGTCCTACTGGACCGCGTACCTGAAGGCGAACTACCCCGCGGAGTACATGGCCGCGCTGCTGACCTCGGTCGGTGACAACAAGGACAAGTCGGCGGTCTACCTGTCCGAGTGCCGCCGGCTCGGCATCAAGGTGCTGCCGCCGGACGTCAACGAGTCGGGCCAGCGGTTCGCCGCGGTCGGCGACGACATCCGCTTCGGCCTGGGCGCGGTGCGCAACGTGGGCGCCAACGTCGTCGAGTCGATCATCAAGACGCGCCAGGAGAAGGGCAAGTACTCCTCCTTCACCGACTTCCTGGACAAGTCCGAGCTGGTGGCCTGCAACAAGCGGGTCATCGAATCGCTGATCAAGGCGGGCGCGTTCGATTCGCTGGGCAACACGCGGCTGTCGATGATCCAGGTCCACGAGGACGCGGTCGACGCGGTCGTGCCGCTCAAGCGCCAGGAGGCGATGGGCCAGTTCGACCTGTTCGGGGCGTTCGGCGCGGACGGTGACGCGGCGGAGGCCGCACCGTCGTCGTCGCCGCTGGCGCACCTGAAGTTCGGTGACGAGGAGTGGCCGCGCAAGCAGTTGCTGGCCTACGAGCGGGAGATGCTCGGCCTGTACGTGTCGGCCCACCCGCTCGACGGTGCCGAGCGGATCCTGCGCAAGCACGCCCCGCGGCCGATCGCCGCGATCCTGGACAACCCGCCCAAGGAGGGCGAGCTGATCATCTCCGGGCTGATCACCTCGCTGGAGCGGCGGGTCAACAAGAAGGGTGAGCCCTGGGCCATCTGCACGGTGGAGGACATGGACGCCTCGCTGGAGGTGCTGTTCTTCCCCAAGTCCTACGCCATGTTCTCGGCAGATCTGGTCGAGGACAACGCGGTCCTGGTCAAGGGCCGGGTGAACTGGCGTGAGGACAAGATGTCCGTCTTCGGCGGTGGTCTCGTCCCGCTGGACCTGTCGGAGATCGGCAACGGTGACGACGAGCCGCCGCTGGTGCTGCGGTGCACCGCGGAGCGCCTGGACAAGAGCGTGGTCGGCGAACTGAAGTCGACCCTGCTCGCCCACCGCGGCGACACCCCCGTGCGCCTGAAGCTGGTGGGCAGGCAGCGCGAGACGACCTTCGCCCTCTACGACTACCCGGTCAAGGTCAGCTCGATGCTGATGGGTGAGCTCAAGGGCATCCCCGGCATCACCGCGGGCACCTAG